The Agromyces mangrovi genome contains a region encoding:
- a CDS encoding FAD-dependent oxidoreductase, protein MNAHVSPAGAAPAHAGPARIVLIGYGPVGARFVEELLPAVASGAVALTVLGAETHDAYNRVLVGEYAVGRASRERLDVIDTGAARAAGVDVRLGEAVVGIDRSRQVVRTDADTRVPYDRLVFATGARANVPTLVGLERTTRHRLARATTAGALDRGERALPEGVVALRDLDDAETVRAAVAGRKRIVVLGAGVLGMEAALAASEQGAEVVVVHHGDVPMERNLDHGAGRLLARAARAGGTETLPHSRAEEVLFRHGERGERIFEALQCADGKQVAGDLLVLSCGVAPRVELAASCDLAIERGVLVDEELRSWTDPAVFAIGDCAHVAARGSAGPDGRVGGGPAGLIGPGWRQADALAARLAAEASGADTSVAPLAEERPAVVMLKAEGVDVVSGGDVSADPFDEPEASGAEPEHAAGCAVHGAPAREVTVWADPAHGAYAKMVTRGGVLEGFVAVGMPRTGAELTLLFERGNELPADRSVLLRLDSDDAGVVSTADPFAPDATVCWCNGVSVERITEAAAAGDRTVECVGRSTRAGTGCGSCKGRITELIARTPEASPPVPVP, encoded by the coding sequence ATGAACGCCCACGTCTCGCCCGCCGGCGCCGCTCCGGCCCACGCCGGGCCCGCCCGTATCGTGCTGATCGGCTACGGCCCGGTCGGCGCCCGCTTCGTCGAGGAGCTGCTGCCCGCCGTGGCATCCGGCGCCGTGGCCCTCACCGTGCTCGGCGCCGAGACGCACGACGCGTACAACCGCGTGCTGGTCGGCGAGTACGCCGTCGGCCGCGCCTCGCGCGAGCGGCTCGACGTGATCGACACGGGCGCCGCGCGGGCCGCCGGCGTCGACGTGCGCCTCGGCGAGGCCGTGGTCGGCATCGACCGGTCGCGCCAGGTCGTGCGCACCGACGCCGACACCCGAGTGCCGTACGACCGGCTCGTCTTCGCGACCGGCGCCCGGGCCAACGTGCCCACGCTCGTCGGGCTCGAACGCACCACCCGCCATCGCCTCGCGCGCGCCACGACCGCAGGCGCCCTCGACCGCGGCGAGCGCGCGCTGCCCGAGGGCGTCGTCGCCCTGCGCGACCTCGACGACGCCGAGACCGTACGCGCGGCCGTCGCCGGCCGCAAGCGCATCGTCGTGCTCGGCGCGGGCGTGCTCGGCATGGAGGCCGCGCTGGCCGCGAGCGAGCAGGGTGCGGAGGTCGTGGTCGTGCACCACGGCGACGTGCCCATGGAACGCAACCTCGACCACGGCGCCGGGCGCCTGCTCGCGCGCGCGGCGCGCGCCGGCGGCACCGAGACGCTGCCGCACTCGCGCGCGGAGGAGGTGCTGTTCCGCCACGGCGAGCGCGGCGAGCGCATCTTCGAGGCGCTGCAGTGCGCCGACGGCAAGCAGGTCGCGGGCGACCTGCTCGTGCTCTCGTGCGGCGTCGCGCCCCGCGTCGAGCTCGCGGCGTCGTGCGACCTCGCGATCGAGCGCGGCGTGCTCGTCGACGAGGAGCTGCGCAGCTGGACCGACCCCGCCGTCTTCGCGATCGGCGACTGCGCCCACGTCGCGGCGCGCGGCTCGGCCGGGCCCGACGGCCGCGTCGGCGGCGGCCCCGCGGGCCTCATCGGCCCGGGCTGGCGGCAGGCCGACGCGCTGGCCGCGCGGCTCGCGGCGGAGGCCTCCGGCGCAGACACGTCGGTCGCGCCGCTCGCCGAGGAGCGTCCCGCCGTCGTGATGCTCAAGGCGGAGGGCGTCGACGTGGTCTCCGGCGGCGACGTGTCGGCCGACCCGTTCGACGAGCCCGAGGCATCCGGTGCCGAACCCGAGCACGCCGCCGGCTGCGCGGTGCACGGCGCACCCGCCCGCGAGGTCACCGTCTGGGCCGACCCCGCGCACGGCGCCTACGCGAAGATGGTCACCCGCGGCGGGGTGCTCGAGGGCTTCGTCGCCGTCGGAATGCCCCGCACCGGCGCCGAGCTCACCCTGCTGTTCGAGCGCGGCAACGAGCTGCCCGCCGACCGCAGCGTGCTGCTCCGCCTCGACTCCGACGACGCCGGCGTGGTGTCGACGGCCGACCCGTTCGCCCCGGACGCGACCGTCTGCTGGTGCAACGGCGTCTCGGTCGAGCGCATCACCGAGGCCGCCGCCGCGGGCGACCGCACGGTCGAGTGCGTCGGCCGCTCCACCCGCGCCGGCACCGGCTGCGGCAGCTGCAAGGGCCGCATCACCGAGCTGATCGCCCGCACCCCCGAGGCGTCGCCGCCCGTCCCCGTCCCCTGA
- a CDS encoding molybdopterin oxidoreductase family protein has translation MTDSRDSHCPYCALQCAMTLTPTDASSGTAPIDIAAPAGARRLPLTVAGRDFPTNRGGLCKKGWTSAELLDVDDRVTRPLVRQADGSFAPAAWETVLDRIADTVRDSRTRFGADSVGVFGGGGLTNEKAYQLGKFARIALGTSRIDYNGRFCMSSAAAAGNRAFGLDRGLPFPVEDLDGAATILMLGSNVAATMPPFIGHLQGARGDGGLIVVDPRRSETARLTDEGQGIHLAPAPGTDLIVLLGLTHIVITEGLADLDYLEARTTGFDAVRRSANAWWPERVQQVTGVPIAQLREVARRLADGRGTYILTGRGVEQHVDGTDTATAAINLALVLGLVGKPGSGYGTLTGQGNGQGGREHGQKSDQLPGYRMITDPAARAHVAGVWGVDPSIIPGPGVPAVALLDELGRPGGIRCLFVHGSNVVVSAPDVDAVRAGLRSLDLLVVSDFVLSETARLADIVLPVTQWAEEEGTMTSLEGRVIRRRRAIDPPGEARSELWIMRELAERLGAPGTWSTEPAEVFDELARASAGGKADYSGLSHALLDTGIAAHWPFPAGSEGTPRMFGERFAHPDGLARMVAVSPRVREPLGQHGGELTLVTGRLLEHYQSGAQTRRVPELLGARPHVTAQLHPATASRLGIAEGDPIEVANTRGLVRARAEVTTGIRLDTVFLPFHFAGEQCANLLTERAVDPVSSMPEFKRTLVTVTRADATQEVVPA, from the coding sequence GTGACCGATTCGCGCGACAGCCACTGCCCCTACTGCGCGTTGCAGTGCGCGATGACCCTGACGCCGACGGATGCCTCGAGCGGCACCGCGCCCATCGACATCGCCGCACCGGCCGGCGCCCGTCGCCTGCCGCTCACCGTCGCCGGTCGCGACTTCCCGACCAACCGCGGCGGCCTCTGCAAGAAGGGCTGGACGTCTGCGGAGCTCCTCGACGTGGACGATCGCGTCACCCGCCCGCTCGTCCGGCAGGCCGACGGCTCGTTCGCCCCCGCCGCCTGGGAGACGGTGCTCGACCGCATCGCCGACACCGTGCGCGACAGCCGGACCCGCTTCGGCGCCGACTCGGTCGGCGTGTTCGGCGGCGGCGGCCTCACCAACGAGAAGGCCTACCAGCTCGGCAAGTTCGCGCGCATCGCGCTCGGCACGAGCCGCATCGACTACAACGGCCGCTTCTGCATGTCGTCGGCCGCCGCTGCGGGCAACCGGGCGTTCGGCCTCGACCGCGGCCTGCCGTTCCCGGTCGAGGACCTCGACGGCGCCGCGACCATCCTCATGCTCGGCTCGAACGTCGCGGCGACCATGCCGCCGTTCATCGGCCACCTGCAGGGCGCCCGCGGCGACGGCGGGCTCATCGTCGTCGACCCCCGGCGCTCGGAGACCGCGCGCCTCACCGACGAGGGCCAGGGCATCCACCTCGCGCCCGCGCCCGGCACCGACCTGATCGTGCTGCTCGGGCTCACCCACATCGTCATCACCGAGGGGCTCGCCGATCTCGACTACCTCGAAGCCCGCACGACCGGGTTCGACGCGGTGCGCCGCAGCGCAAACGCGTGGTGGCCCGAGCGTGTGCAGCAGGTCACCGGGGTGCCGATCGCGCAGCTCCGCGAGGTGGCGCGCCGCCTCGCCGACGGCCGGGGAACCTACATCCTCACCGGCCGCGGCGTCGAGCAGCACGTCGACGGCACCGACACCGCCACCGCGGCCATCAACCTCGCGCTCGTGCTCGGGCTCGTCGGCAAGCCGGGCTCGGGCTACGGCACGCTCACCGGCCAGGGCAACGGCCAGGGCGGCCGCGAGCACGGGCAGAAGTCCGACCAGCTCCCCGGTTACCGCATGATCACCGACCCCGCCGCCCGCGCGCACGTCGCCGGCGTGTGGGGCGTCGACCCGTCGATCATCCCCGGCCCGGGCGTGCCCGCGGTCGCGCTGCTCGACGAGCTCGGTCGACCCGGGGGCATCCGCTGCCTGTTCGTGCACGGGTCGAACGTCGTGGTCTCGGCGCCCGACGTCGACGCCGTGCGGGCCGGACTGCGCTCGCTCGACCTGCTCGTCGTGAGCGACTTCGTGCTGTCGGAGACCGCGCGGCTCGCCGACATCGTGCTGCCGGTCACGCAGTGGGCCGAGGAGGAGGGCACGATGACCTCGCTCGAGGGGCGCGTCATCCGGCGGCGGCGGGCGATCGACCCGCCGGGCGAGGCGCGCAGCGAGCTCTGGATCATGCGCGAGCTGGCCGAGCGCCTCGGCGCGCCCGGCACCTGGTCGACCGAGCCCGCGGAGGTCTTCGACGAGCTCGCACGCGCGTCGGCCGGCGGCAAGGCCGACTACTCGGGCCTCTCGCACGCGCTGCTCGACACGGGCATCGCCGCGCACTGGCCGTTCCCGGCCGGCTCCGAGGGCACGCCGCGCATGTTCGGCGAGCGCTTCGCCCACCCCGACGGCCTCGCCCGCATGGTCGCCGTGTCGCCGCGCGTGCGCGAGCCGCTCGGCCAGCACGGCGGCGAGTTGACACTCGTGACCGGCCGCCTGCTGGAGCACTACCAGTCGGGTGCGCAGACCCGCCGCGTGCCCGAGCTGCTCGGCGCCCGCCCGCACGTGACCGCGCAGCTGCACCCCGCCACCGCGTCGCGGCTCGGCATCGCCGAGGGCGACCCGATCGAGGTCGCGAACACCCGCGGCCTCGTGCGCGCGCGGGCGGAGGTCACCACCGGCATCCGCCTCGACACCGTCTTCCTCCCCTTCCACTTCGCCGGCGAGCAGTGCGCCAACCTGCTCACCGAGCGCGCGGTGGATCCCGTCTCGTCCATGCCCGAGTTCAAGCGCACGCTCGTCACCGTGACACGAGCGGATGCCACGCAGGAGGTCGTCCCCGCATGA
- a CDS encoding MFS transporter, with protein sequence MNAPAQGTLSPESAAPAVETPTAGAELTHRPGRWIDGWNPEDTDQWNNGGKAIASRNLRWSIFAEFLGFCVWQLWSIVVVSLPAAGFSFETGQIFWLISMPALVGATLRIPYTFMVPKIGGRNWTIISAALLLIPAIGLALAVGNPETPFGVMLFIAALAGFGGGNFASSMSNITYFYPQREKGYALGLNAAGGNLGAAVAQLVVPIVITIGAGVTLNLPLAGWIWVPLILVAIAGAYYRMDNISSAKADLKATLAVLREPHLWILSVLYIGTFGSFIGFAGVFPKLIADQFPDYSTFAVGSATLSLAFMGALVGSLARPYGGKLADRFGGASITIVSFAVMALGALAVIWTLPLNNFWLFLGLFLVLFTASGVGNGSTYRMIPTVFALRAGSTDAHNSAGDISSQRKAAAALGIISSVGAYGGFAIPQLLGASKTNFGEYTTGLSWFVWFYAAMLVLTAVVYVYGARKQGTRI encoded by the coding sequence ATGAACGCACCCGCCCAGGGCACGCTCTCCCCCGAGAGCGCAGCGCCCGCCGTCGAGACGCCCACCGCGGGCGCCGAACTCACCCACCGCCCCGGCCGTTGGATCGACGGCTGGAACCCGGAGGACACCGACCAGTGGAACAACGGGGGCAAGGCGATCGCGTCGCGCAACCTGCGCTGGTCGATCTTCGCCGAGTTCCTCGGGTTCTGCGTCTGGCAGCTCTGGTCGATCGTCGTCGTGTCGCTGCCCGCGGCCGGCTTCTCGTTCGAGACGGGCCAGATCTTCTGGCTCATCTCGATGCCGGCACTGGTCGGCGCGACCCTGCGCATCCCGTACACGTTCATGGTGCCGAAGATCGGCGGCCGCAATTGGACGATCATCTCGGCCGCGCTGCTGCTCATCCCGGCCATCGGCCTCGCCCTGGCGGTCGGCAACCCCGAGACGCCCTTCGGCGTGATGCTGTTCATCGCGGCACTCGCCGGCTTCGGCGGCGGCAACTTCGCCAGCTCCATGTCGAACATCACCTACTTCTACCCGCAGCGGGAGAAGGGGTACGCGCTCGGCCTGAACGCGGCCGGCGGCAACCTCGGCGCCGCAGTCGCCCAGCTGGTCGTGCCGATCGTCATCACCATCGGCGCGGGCGTCACGCTCAACCTTCCGCTCGCGGGCTGGATCTGGGTGCCGCTCATCCTCGTGGCGATCGCCGGTGCGTACTACCGCATGGACAACATCTCGAGCGCCAAGGCCGACCTCAAGGCGACCCTGGCGGTGCTGCGCGAGCCGCACCTGTGGATCCTCTCGGTGCTCTACATCGGCACCTTCGGCTCGTTCATCGGCTTCGCCGGCGTCTTCCCGAAGCTCATCGCCGACCAGTTCCCCGACTACTCGACCTTCGCGGTCGGGTCGGCCACGCTGTCGCTGGCGTTCATGGGCGCCCTCGTCGGCTCGCTCGCCCGCCCCTACGGCGGCAAGCTCGCCGACCGGTTCGGCGGCGCGTCGATCACGATCGTGTCGTTCGCGGTGATGGCCCTCGGCGCCCTCGCGGTCATCTGGACCCTGCCGCTGAACAACTTCTGGCTGTTCCTCGGCCTGTTCCTGGTGCTGTTCACCGCCTCGGGCGTGGGCAACGGCTCGACGTACCGCATGATCCCGACCGTGTTCGCCCTCCGGGCGGGCTCGACCGACGCGCACAACTCCGCCGGCGACATCAGCTCGCAGCGGAAGGCCGCGGCCGCGCTCGGCATCATCTCGTCGGTCGGCGCGTACGGCGGCTTCGCCATCCCGCAGCTGCTCGGCGCGTCGAAGACCAACTTCGGCGAGTACACCACCGGCCTCAGCTGGTTCGTGTGGTTCTACGCCGCGATGCTCGTGCTCACCGCCGTCGTGTACGTCTACGGCGCACGCAAGCAGGGCACCCGCATCTGA
- the nirD gene encoding nitrite reductase small subunit NirD, with protein MTITDLHTAAAPSRPATPTLWTPVCRRVDLTPLWGEAALVQGRQVALFLLPDGRLFAVSNQDPATGSHVISRGIVGSRGGRPTIASPLHKDVFDLATGECLTNPDLRLPTWRVQEDADHVIAVAPTRALVAASHGTSDAAGQRAVAALVESVRAARPELVVADAFVDVQEPDVPAVIEGVHGDQDVTIVPLLLSAGYHVFHDLAETADAAVGAPAAGTGPRDVAVSAALGPDPRLADVLARRLDEIGLAEDDTVVLAAAGSSDARAVDDCHATGALLAERIGRDVTVSFISAAEPRVPDAVAAARATASGRVVVASYLLAPGTFATLAAEAGADATSSPLLTDGDAPPAELVAIVAERFDAASPA; from the coding sequence GTGACCATCACCGACCTGCACACCGCGGCCGCACCGTCGCGCCCTGCCACTCCGACCCTGTGGACCCCGGTCTGCCGCCGCGTCGACCTGACCCCGCTCTGGGGCGAGGCCGCCCTCGTGCAGGGCCGTCAGGTCGCACTCTTCCTGCTGCCCGACGGCCGGCTCTTCGCCGTCTCGAACCAGGACCCGGCGACCGGCTCGCACGTCATCTCGCGCGGCATCGTCGGTTCGCGCGGCGGCCGCCCGACCATCGCGTCGCCGCTGCACAAGGACGTCTTCGACCTCGCCACGGGCGAGTGCCTCACCAACCCCGACCTGCGCCTGCCGACCTGGCGGGTGCAGGAGGACGCCGACCACGTCATCGCCGTCGCCCCGACCCGTGCACTCGTCGCCGCGTCGCACGGCACCTCGGATGCCGCGGGCCAGCGCGCGGTCGCCGCCCTCGTCGAGTCGGTGCGCGCCGCCCGCCCCGAGCTCGTCGTGGCCGACGCGTTCGTCGACGTGCAGGAGCCCGACGTGCCGGCCGTGATCGAGGGCGTGCACGGCGACCAGGACGTGACGATCGTGCCGCTGCTGCTCTCGGCCGGCTACCACGTGTTCCACGACCTGGCCGAGACGGCGGACGCCGCGGTCGGCGCACCCGCCGCCGGCACCGGCCCGCGCGATGTCGCCGTCTCCGCCGCCCTCGGCCCCGACCCGCGGCTGGCCGACGTGCTCGCCCGCCGCCTCGACGAGATCGGCCTCGCCGAGGACGACACGGTCGTGCTCGCCGCCGCCGGCTCGAGCGACGCCCGCGCGGTCGACGACTGCCACGCCACCGGCGCGCTGCTCGCCGAGCGCATCGGCCGCGACGTCACCGTCTCGTTCATCTCGGCCGCCGAGCCCCGCGTGCCCGACGCCGTCGCCGCCGCACGCGCCACGGCCTCCGGCCGCGTCGTCGTCGCGAGCTACCTGCTCGCGCCCGGCACCTTCGCCACCCTCGCCGCCGAGGCGGGGGCGGATGCCACGAGCTCGCCGCTCCTCACCGACGGCGACGCCCCACCCGCCGAGCTGGTCGCGATCGTCGCCGAACGCTTCGACGCCGCGAGCCCGGCCTGA